In Armatimonadota bacterium, the following proteins share a genomic window:
- a CDS encoding LemA family protein — MWLLLIAFVVLIWAIATYNRLLTYRHRVENARAQVDVQLKRRYDLIPRLIETVRGYAQHEERIFERITELRTQALQSLSPPQQEALESEIRHNLNNLIVLAEAYPELKANENFLSLQEELSDTEDKIRYARQFYNDTVMRYNLSIQRFPNLLIAPLMGFRPQPLFTLDGAVQEREVPR, encoded by the coding sequence GGCGATTGCCACGTATAACCGTTTGCTCACCTACCGCCACCGGGTGGAGAACGCCCGCGCGCAGGTGGATGTGCAGCTCAAGAGGCGATACGACCTAATACCCCGCTTGATAGAGACGGTGCGCGGTTACGCCCAGCATGAAGAACGCATCTTCGAACGGATTACCGAACTGCGGACGCAGGCTCTCCAGTCGCTATCGCCCCCACAGCAGGAAGCGTTAGAGAGCGAGATTCGTCACAACCTGAACAACCTTATCGTGCTGGCAGAAGCCTATCCCGAGCTGAAGGCAAACGAAAACTTCCTGAGCCTGCAGGAGGAGCTGAGCGATACCGAAGACAAGATTCGCTATGCGCGCCAGTTCTACAACGATACGGTGATGCGCTACAACCTGTCCATCCAGCGGTTTCCCAACCTGCTGATTGCGCCCCTGATGGGTTTCCGACCGCAACCGTTGTTTACGCTGGACGGGGCGGTGCAGGAGAGGGAAGTACCGAGATAG
- a CDS encoding tagatose 3-epimerase → MLSCICNELFQGWELRRVMEYCKRLGYHAVEIAPFTLADSVQTITAAERASIRRMAQEVGIQIAGLHWLLVKPEGLHLTTDDAEVRHRTAEYLVALAHFCADLGGKVLVLGSPKQRSVQPGSTHEQAWERALETLRPAVQTAEQRGVTWCIEPLSPAETNFLNRAEDAIRFAQALDSPAARIILDVKAMSSESKPIPQIIRESAGWFAHFHANDPNLKGPGMGDVDFVPILRALQEVGYNGYVSVEVFDYSDGAEHIAEVSLKNLQNALASAST, encoded by the coding sequence ATGCTTTCTTGCATCTGTAACGAACTCTTTCAGGGCTGGGAACTGCGTCGGGTGATGGAATACTGCAAGAGGCTGGGCTACCACGCGGTGGAAATCGCGCCGTTCACGCTGGCGGACAGCGTGCAAACGATAACCGCCGCAGAGCGCGCCTCGATCCGTCGCATGGCGCAGGAGGTGGGCATCCAGATTGCGGGCTTGCACTGGCTGCTAGTGAAACCCGAAGGGCTACACCTGACCACCGATGATGCAGAGGTGCGCCATCGTACTGCCGAATACCTCGTGGCGCTGGCACACTTCTGCGCCGACCTCGGCGGCAAGGTGCTGGTGCTGGGTTCGCCCAAACAGCGCAGCGTACAGCCCGGCTCTACCCATGAACAGGCTTGGGAGCGCGCTCTGGAAACCCTGCGCCCCGCCGTGCAAACCGCCGAGCAACGAGGGGTTACCTGGTGCATCGAACCCCTCTCCCCCGCCGAGACCAACTTTCTGAACCGTGCAGAGGACGCCATCCGCTTCGCGCAGGCATTAGACAGTCCCGCCGCCCGCATCATTCTGGATGTGAAAGCGATGAGCAGTGAAAGCAAGCCCATCCCGCAGATTATTCGCGAGAGCGCAGGCTGGTTTGCGCACTTCCACGCCAACGACCCCAACCTGAAGGGACCGGGCATGGGCGATGTGGACTTCGTACCTATCTTGCGCGCGCTGCAGGAGGTAGGCTACAACGGCTACGTCTCGGTGGAGGTGTTTGACTACTCTGACGGCGCGGAGCATATCGCAGAGGTTAGTCTGAAGAATCTCCAGAACGCGCTGGCATCTGCTTCCACCTGA